The Capricornis sumatraensis isolate serow.1 chromosome 20, serow.2, whole genome shotgun sequence genome contains the following window.
AAGGCAACTGACTCTTGACTCTGGAAATACAAGGAAGGAGGCTAGTAAATATGTCCATTCCGTTAAAACACCCCCAAAGGGAAATGAATTCTCATGTCTTTCCTCGATCAGAATATCTTCATCTGGAAAGAGACGTGGGAAGTCTAAGAACCTTCATGATAAAGCATGGAGAAAGAAGTTAGAGAGGCCATGAGGACCCTCACAGGAGGACAGTCTCCACCGTGTCCAGGAAGCCTGGGGCTGTGTGCACTGTCCGCACCGTTTGCTAGTTAGTGTGCAAGGCAGGGTCGGGCAGGGGGAGGTGAAGCCAATGGACCAGACCTCCCCTATGGCAGCTCCCACCTCAAGGAGGACTGCCCTGCACAACTCCTACAGACACCATCAGTTTGGCTTGAACAGGACTGCACATCTTAAGGGCTCCTCCTCTGATTTCTGGTGGCTTGCTGTGGCAGTTGGCTCAGTCCCTAACTCCAGGTGGGCTTCAAGACTTGGTAGACACCCTGGCCCAAAGAAGGGCAAGAGTGGAAAGGTGGAGGAGGTCTCCCAAGTACTCAAACTGACCCCTAGTGGTGAACTTGGACTGACTGGCCTGGCAGGACAGAATAAATCAGGGCCTTGTTAGACCATGGCATTAACTGTACAAAATTTTTGCTTTCCAGTGAGAAACTCCCTGAGGTCCTTAATATGGAATCCCTACCGCCAGCCCACAGTGAGGGCCCCTCCAGTGCCGAGGGGAAGGACATTGCCTTTACTCCTCCAGTGTACCCTGCTGGAATTCTGCTTGTGTGCAACAACTGTGCTGCCTACCGGAAGCTGCTGGAAGCCCAGACCCCCAGTGTCCGCAAATGGGCCTTGCGTCGGCAGAATGAGCCTTTGGAAGTCCGGCTGCAGCGACTGGAACGAGAGCGCACAGCCAAGAAGAGCCGGCGGGACAATGAGACCCCTGAGGAGCGGGAGGTGAGGCGcatgagggacagagaagccaagCGCCTGCAGCGCATGCAAGAGACAGACGAGCAGCGGGCACGCCGGCTGCAACGAGATCGGGAGGCCATGAGGCTGAAGCGAGCCAACGAGACCCCTGAGAAGCGGCAGGCCCGGCTCATCCGGGAGCGGGAGGCCAAGCGGCTCAAGAGGAGGCTGGAGAAAATGGACATGATGTTGCGAGCTCAGTTTGGCCAGGACCCTTCTGCCATGGCAGCCTTAGCAGCCGAAATGAACTTCTTCCAGCTACCTGTGAGTGGGGTGGAGTTGGACAGCCAACTCCTGGGCAAGATGGCCTTTGAAGAGCAGAACAGCAGCTCTCTGCACTGAAGCCACAccctcctgcctgccttcccGCTCACCACCCACCTGAGCCCACAGGGATCCTCACTCAGTCACCCTCAGATCCTATCCTTGCGGCAGAGGCAGGCCCGGGT
Protein-coding sequences here:
- the ZNF821 gene encoding zinc finger protein 821; this translates as MSRRKQTNPNKVHWDQVFAGLEEQARQAMMKTDFPGDLGSQRQAIQQLRDQDSSSSDSEGDEEETTQDEVSSHTSEEDGGVVKVEKELENAEQPVGGKKVAEHEVTENLHSDPLLGLCQCPLCQLDCGSREQLIAHVYQHTAAVVSAKSYMCPVCGRALSSPGSLGRHLLIHSEDQRSNCAVCGARFTSHATFNSEKLPEVLNMESLPPAHSEGPSSAEGKDIAFTPPVYPAGILLVCNNCAAYRKLLEAQTPSVRKWALRRQNEPLEVRLQRLERERTAKKSRRDNETPEEREVRRMRDREAKRLQRMQETDEQRARRLQRDREAMRLKRANETPEKRQARLIREREAKRLKRRLEKMDMMLRAQFGQDPSAMAALAAEMNFFQLPVSGVELDSQLLGKMAFEEQNSSSLH